One Setaria viridis chromosome 3, Setaria_viridis_v4.0, whole genome shotgun sequence DNA window includes the following coding sequences:
- the LOC117849840 gene encoding probable WRKY transcription factor 51, with the protein MAASLGLNPEALFSSFSSSYYSPFMSDYAPSFPAANNAVDDAAAFSAELDDLCRFEYSPAAPVFASAGGGAGGDDRNDKSMSCEGGDEKRPRSNGRIGFRTRSEVEILDDGFKWRKYGKKAVKNSPNPRNYYRCSSEGCGVKKRVERDRDDPRYVITTYDGVHNHASPTAAAAIQYGGGGGGGFYSPPSSGSPSAASYSGSYLF; encoded by the exons ATGGCGGCCTCGCTTGGGCTGAACCCTGAAGCTCTCTTCAGTTCCTTCTCCTCGTCGTACTACTCGCCCTTCATGTCCGACTACGCGCCGAGCTTCCCGGCGGCCAATAACGCcgtcgacgacgcggcggccttCTCCGCCGAGCTCGATGATCTTTGCCGGTTTGAgtactcgccggcggcgccggtcttcgccagcgccggcggcggggctggtggGGACGATCGCAACGACAAGTCGAT GTCGTGTGAGGGTGGAGATGAGAAGAGACCGAGAAGCAATGGAAGGATCGGGTTCAGAACGCGATCAGAGGTGGAGATCTTGGACGACGGTTTCAAATGGAGGAAGTATGGGAAGAAGGCTGTCAAGAACAGCCCCAATCCAAG gAACTACTACCGGTGCTCGTCGGAGGGCTGCGGCGTGAAGAAGCGCGTCGAGAGGGACCGCGACGACCCCCGCTACGTCATCACCACCTACGACGGCGTCCACAACCACgccagccccaccgccgccgccgccatccagtacggcggcggcggcggcggcggcttctacAGCCCGCCGAGCAGCggctcgccgtcggccgcctccTACTCGGGCTCCTACCTCTTCTGA
- the LOC117849460 gene encoding uncharacterized protein isoform X2, giving the protein MDSEMAEESAARGGAGQLAAVAEEGEGGAVAGAQAPAPPAAVGSSKTMERVAAAKKFIEDHYKAQMKNLQERKERRLVLEQQLASSQVPREEQLNLIKDLERKETEYMRLKRHRICVDDFEMLTIIGRGAFGEVRLCREKSSGNIYAMKKLKKSEMLVRGQVEHVRAERNLLAEVGSHCIVKLYYSFQDAEYLYLIMEYLPGGDMMNLLIREDTLNEGVARFYIAETVLAIESIHKHNYIHRDIKPDNLLLDKNGHMKLSDFGLCKPIDCSKLSTLNEDEPMADENLRESMDVDHSFSDTANGRRWRSPNEQLQHWQKNRRKLAFSTVGTPDYIAPEVLLKKGYGVECDWWSLGAIMYEMLVGYPPFYSDDPITTCRKIVHWRSYLKFPDSPSLSLEAKDLICRLLCDVDHRIGSGGADQIKAHPWFQGIEWDNLYEMEAAFKPQVNDELDTQNFMKFEESDPAPARPGSGASRKMMLNSKDLSFVGYTYKNFEAVKGLHQSADLRRSSSFTRHSTGSPSDMDSSMEQDGTDTHRRSSSSGDPMVP; this is encoded by the exons ATGGATAGCGAGATGGCGGAGGagtcggcggcgcgcggcggggctggacagctggcggcggtggcggaggagggtgagggcggagcggtggcgggggctcaggcgccggcgccgcccgcggcggtcGGGTCCAGCAAGACCATGGAGCGCGTCGCGGCCGCGAAGAAGTTCATCGAGGACCACTACAAGGCGCAGATGAAGAACCTCCAGGAGCGCAAGGAGAG GCGCTTGGTTTTGGAACAACAGCTAGCTTCTTCACAAGTTCCCAGGGAGGAGCAGCTAAACTTAATAAAGGATCTGGAGAGAAAGGAGACTGAATACATGAGACTCAAAAGACACAGAATTTGTGTGGATGACTTTGAGATGCTCACTATCATTGGAAGAGGCGCCTTTGGGGAG GTTCGACTATGTCGGGAAAAATCCTCTGGTAACATTTATGCAATGAAAAAGCTAAAGAAGTCTGAAATGCTTGTCAGGGGTCAG GTGGAACATGTTAGAGCTGAAAGAAACTTGCTGGCTGAAGTTGGTAGCCACTGTATTGTGAAACTATATTATTCTTTCCAAGATGCTGAGTACCTCTATCTTATCATGGAGTACCTTCCTGGAGGTGACATGATGAACCTCCTCATACGGGAGGATACTCTGAATGAAGGCGTGGCTCGTTTCTACATTGCTGAGACTGTTCTTGCAATCGAATCCATTCATAAACATAACTACATTCACAG GGATATAAAACCTGACAACCTACTCCTCGACAAGAATGGTCATATGAAATTGTCAGATTTTGGACTGTGCAAGCCAATTGATTGTTCAAAGTTGTCAACCTTGAATGAAGATGAACCAATGGCTGATGAAAACCTTAGGGAGTCCATGGACGTTGATCATTCTTTCTCCGATACAGCAAATGGTAGGAGGTGGAGAAGTCCAAATGAACAGCTTCAGCACTGGCAGAAGAACAGGAGAAAACTG GCATTCTCAACAGTTGGGACACCTGATTATATTGCTCCGGAGGTTCTACTAAAGAAGGGATATGGAGTTGAATGTGACTG GTGGTCCCTTGGTGCAATCATGTATGAAATGCTTGTTGGCTATCCACCATTTTATTCAGATGATCCAATAACTACGTGCCGAAAG ATTGTGCATTGGAGAAGCTATTTGAAATTTCCAGACAGTCCAAGTTTGTCACTTGAAGCAAAGGATCTCATCTGTCGGTTATTATGTGATGTTGATCACAGGATTGGCAGTGGAGGGGCAGACCAAATAAAG GCTCATCCTTGGTTTCAAGGAATAGAATGGGACAACTTGTATGAGATGGAGGCAGCTTTCAAGCCTCAAGTAAATGATGAGCTGGATACACAGAACTTCATGAAGTTTGAGGAA TCTGACCCTGCTCCAGCAAGACCAGGTTCTGGGGCTTCAAGGAAG ATGATGCTTAATTCTAAGGATCTTAGCTTTGTGGGTTATACATACAAGAATTTTGAAGCTGTGAAAGGTTTGCATCAATCCGCAG ATCTGCGGAGAAGCTCCTCATTTACAAGGCACTCCACTGGCTCCCCATCTG ACATGGACTCATCAATGGAACAGGATGGAACGGACACCCACAGGCGCTCTAGTTCGTCTGGAGACCCTATGGTGCCATGA
- the LOC117849460 gene encoding uncharacterized protein isoform X1, with product MDSEMAEESAARGGAGQLAAVAEEGEGGAVAGAQAPAPPAAVGSSKTMERVAAAKKFIEDHYKAQMKNLQERKERRLVLEQQLASSQVPREEQLNLIKDLERKETEYMRLKRHRICVDDFEMLTIIGRGAFGEVRLCREKSSGNIYAMKKLKKSEMLVRGQVEHVRAERNLLAEVGSHCIVKLYYSFQDAEYLYLIMEYLPGGDMMNLLIREDTLNEGVARFYIAETVLAIESIHKHNYIHRDIKPDNLLLDKNGHMKLSDFGLCKPIDCSKLSTLNEDEPMADENLRESMDVDHSFSDTANGRRWRSPNEQLQHWQKNRRKLAFSTVGTPDYIAPEVLLKKGYGVECDWWSLGAIMYEMLVGYPPFYSDDPITTCRKIVHWRSYLKFPDSPSLSLEAKDLICRLLCDVDHRIGSGGADQIKAHPWFQGIEWDNLYEMEAAFKPQVNDELDTQNFMKFEESDPAPARPGSGASRKMMLNSKDLSFVGYTYKNFEAVKGLHQSADLRRSSSFTRHSTGSPSDSADMDSSMEQDGTDTHRRSSSSGDPMVP from the exons ATGGATAGCGAGATGGCGGAGGagtcggcggcgcgcggcggggctggacagctggcggcggtggcggaggagggtgagggcggagcggtggcgggggctcaggcgccggcgccgcccgcggcggtcGGGTCCAGCAAGACCATGGAGCGCGTCGCGGCCGCGAAGAAGTTCATCGAGGACCACTACAAGGCGCAGATGAAGAACCTCCAGGAGCGCAAGGAGAG GCGCTTGGTTTTGGAACAACAGCTAGCTTCTTCACAAGTTCCCAGGGAGGAGCAGCTAAACTTAATAAAGGATCTGGAGAGAAAGGAGACTGAATACATGAGACTCAAAAGACACAGAATTTGTGTGGATGACTTTGAGATGCTCACTATCATTGGAAGAGGCGCCTTTGGGGAG GTTCGACTATGTCGGGAAAAATCCTCTGGTAACATTTATGCAATGAAAAAGCTAAAGAAGTCTGAAATGCTTGTCAGGGGTCAG GTGGAACATGTTAGAGCTGAAAGAAACTTGCTGGCTGAAGTTGGTAGCCACTGTATTGTGAAACTATATTATTCTTTCCAAGATGCTGAGTACCTCTATCTTATCATGGAGTACCTTCCTGGAGGTGACATGATGAACCTCCTCATACGGGAGGATACTCTGAATGAAGGCGTGGCTCGTTTCTACATTGCTGAGACTGTTCTTGCAATCGAATCCATTCATAAACATAACTACATTCACAG GGATATAAAACCTGACAACCTACTCCTCGACAAGAATGGTCATATGAAATTGTCAGATTTTGGACTGTGCAAGCCAATTGATTGTTCAAAGTTGTCAACCTTGAATGAAGATGAACCAATGGCTGATGAAAACCTTAGGGAGTCCATGGACGTTGATCATTCTTTCTCCGATACAGCAAATGGTAGGAGGTGGAGAAGTCCAAATGAACAGCTTCAGCACTGGCAGAAGAACAGGAGAAAACTG GCATTCTCAACAGTTGGGACACCTGATTATATTGCTCCGGAGGTTCTACTAAAGAAGGGATATGGAGTTGAATGTGACTG GTGGTCCCTTGGTGCAATCATGTATGAAATGCTTGTTGGCTATCCACCATTTTATTCAGATGATCCAATAACTACGTGCCGAAAG ATTGTGCATTGGAGAAGCTATTTGAAATTTCCAGACAGTCCAAGTTTGTCACTTGAAGCAAAGGATCTCATCTGTCGGTTATTATGTGATGTTGATCACAGGATTGGCAGTGGAGGGGCAGACCAAATAAAG GCTCATCCTTGGTTTCAAGGAATAGAATGGGACAACTTGTATGAGATGGAGGCAGCTTTCAAGCCTCAAGTAAATGATGAGCTGGATACACAGAACTTCATGAAGTTTGAGGAA TCTGACCCTGCTCCAGCAAGACCAGGTTCTGGGGCTTCAAGGAAG ATGATGCTTAATTCTAAGGATCTTAGCTTTGTGGGTTATACATACAAGAATTTTGAAGCTGTGAAAGGTTTGCATCAATCCGCAG ATCTGCGGAGAAGCTCCTCATTTACAAGGCACTCCACTGGCTCCCCATCTG ATTCAGCAGACATGGACTCATCAATGGAACAGGATGGAACGGACACCCACAGGCGCTCTAGTTCGTCTGGAGACCCTATGGTGCCATGA